A single window of Lacerta agilis isolate rLacAgi1 chromosome 12, rLacAgi1.pri, whole genome shotgun sequence DNA harbors:
- the LOC117055474 gene encoding zinc finger protein 850-like: MKEMDPAKLARMEGGRWTVDLVRLSPASLPTTSERSLPGTSKRSDGEELEGRNEGYHNKIHIAEKSYEYSECGENIHQSSQSTSHQRKSFVRRDSFILRKRTHSRVKLYQCRECGKSFTQKGSLACHHRIHTGEKPYQCLQCGKSFSRKDHLTSHQRTHTKEKPYQCFECGKSFSEGSYLTSHQRIHTGEKPYKCLECGKSFGQRAYLMSHQRIHTEEKTYQCLECGKSFRDEIKLSSHERIHTGEKPYQCLECGKSFRQSAHLTAHERIHTGEKPYQCLQCGKNFSQSSSLTAHERIHTGEKPYKCLECGKSFSLRQSLTTHQRIHTGEKPYKCLECGKNFRKVTMLSSHKKIHTGEKPFQCHECEKSFLQRATLTAHERTHTGQKPYHCFECGKSFSQSSNLKKHQRIHTGEKPYQCLECGMRCNRKDSLISHQRTHTGQKTYQCFECGKSFSQSSNLKTHERIHTGEKLYQISIGEKPYQCLECEKSFSRMDGLTSHQRIHTGEKPYQCFECGKSFREGAKLSSHQRIHTGEKPYQCLKCGKSFRFRESFTKHQRIHTGEKPYQCLECGKSFRQSGDLTTHRRIHTGEKPYQCLECGKSFGQSANLSAHERIHTGEKPYKCLECGKSFRLRQSLTFHQRIHTGDKPYQCLECGKSFRRSAHLTTHERIHTGEKPYQCLECGKNFSQSSSLTVHERIHTGEKPCKCLECGKSFSLRQSLTIHQRIHTGDKPYQCLECGKRFRRKNRLTTHQRIHTE, translated from the exons atggtgaagaattggaagggagaaaCGAGGGGTACCACAACAAAATCCACATAGCAGAGAAGTCATATGAATATTCAGAGTGTGGAGAGAACATCCATCAGAGCTCCCAGTCCACCTCCCATCAAAGAAAGAGCTTTGTTCGGAGGGATAGCTTCATTTTACGCAAAAGAACTCACAGTAGAGTGAAATTGTATCAGTGcagagaatgtggaaagagcttcactcagaaaGGCAGTCTCGCTTGCCAtcatagaattcatacaggggagaaaccctatcagtgcttgcagtgtggaaagagcttcagtcggaaggatcatctcacttcccatcaaagaactcatacaaaggagaaaccctatcagtgctttgaatgtggaaagagcttcagcgagGGGTCCtatctcacttctcatcaaagaatccatacaggggagaaaccatataaatgcctggaatgtggaaagagcttcggtcAGAGGGCCTATCTCatgtcccatcaaagaattcatacagaggAGAAAACATATCAGTgtttagaatgtggaaagagctttcgggATGAGATTAAGCTCTCttcccatgaaagaattcatacaggggagaaaccctatcagtgcttagaatgtggaaagagctttcgtcaaAGCGCACATCTCACTgcccatgaaagaattcatacaggagagaaaccctatcagtgcttacaatgtggaaagaactttagtcagagctcctctctcactgcccatgaaagaattcatacaggggagaaaccctataaatgcctagaatgtggaaagagcttcagtctcagGCAGAgtctcactacccatcaaagaattcatacaggggagaaaccctataagtgcttggaatgtggaaagaacttccgGAAGGTGACTATGCTCTCTTCCCAtaaaaaaattcatacaggggagaaaccttttcaatgCCATGAGTGCGAAAAGAGCTTTCTTCAGAGAGCCACTCTCACTGCCCATGAAAGAACTCATACAGGTCAGAAACCCTATCACTGCttcgaatgtgggaagagcttcagtcaaagctcGAATCTCAAgaagcatcaaagaattcatacaggggagaaaccttatcagtgtttggaatgtgggatGAGGTGCAATCGAAAGGAtagtctcatttcccatcaaagaactcatacaggtcAGAAaacatatcagtgctttgaatgtgggaagagcttcagtcaaagctcGAATCTCAAGacccatgaaagaattcatacaggggagaaactctatca AATCTCtataggggagaaaccctatcaatgcctGGAATGTGAGAAGAGCTTCAGTCGAATGGATGGTCTCACTtcgcatcaaagaattcatacaggggagaaaccctatcagtgcttcgaatgtggaaagagcttccgggAGGGGGCTAAGCtatcttcccatcaaagaattcatacaggggagaaaccatatcagtgtttgaaatgtggaaagagcttccgtttcAGGGAGAGTTTCACTAaacaccaaagaattcatacaggggagaaaccttatcagtgcctggaatgtggaaagagctttcgtcagAGCGGTGATCTCACAActcatcgaagaattcatacaggggagaaaccatatcagtgcttagaatgtggaaagagctttggtcaAAGTGCAAATCTCTCTgcccatgaaagaattcatacaggggagaaaccctataaatgcctagaatgtggaaagagcttccgtctcAGGCAgagtctcactttccatcaaagaattcatacaggggacaaaccctatcagtgcttagaatgtggaaagagctttcgtcgAAGCGCACATCTCACTacccatgaaagaattcatacaggagagaaaccctatcagtgcttagaatgtggaaagaactttagtcagagctcctctctcactgtccatgaaagaattcatacaggggagaaaccctgtAAATgcctagaatgtggaaagagcttcagtctcagGCAGAGTCTCActatccatcaaagaattcatactggggacaaaccgtatcagtgcttggaatgtggaaaacgCTTCCGTCGGAAGAATCgtctcactacccatcaaagaatccatacagag